From Burkholderia sp. WP9, a single genomic window includes:
- a CDS encoding thioesterase family protein encodes MPQPAALPCYRDTVRAEWVDYNGHLRDAFYMLIFSFATDALIDLIGLPDAVRKERRRSIYTLEAHINYLHEIKEGAQVRVDMRVLGHDAKRLHLYLEMFAGDGVDPVAAGEQMLLHVDTGGPRAAAFDPNVAAHVRALADTHAAMPPARFAGRVIGLPAATKPSGIEHA; translated from the coding sequence ATGCCGCAACCTGCTGCCCTGCCCTGCTATCGCGATACGGTGCGGGCCGAATGGGTCGATTACAACGGCCATTTGCGCGACGCGTTCTATATGCTGATTTTCAGCTTCGCGACCGACGCGCTGATCGACCTGATCGGTTTGCCGGACGCAGTGCGCAAAGAGCGCCGGCGCTCGATCTACACGCTCGAAGCGCACATCAACTATCTGCATGAGATCAAGGAAGGCGCGCAGGTGCGCGTCGACATGCGGGTGCTCGGCCACGATGCCAAGCGCCTGCATCTCTACCTGGAGATGTTTGCCGGCGACGGGGTCGACCCGGTGGCCGCGGGCGAGCAGATGTTGCTGCATGTCGATACCGGCGGGCCGCGCGCCGCCGCGTTCGATCCGAATGTCGCCGCGCACGTTCGCGCCTTGGCCGACACGCATGCCGCGATGCCACCGGCCAGGTTTGCCGGCCGCGTGATCGGCTTGCCCGCCGCCACGAAACCCAGCGGGATTGAACATGCTTGA
- a CDS encoding 3-keto-5-aminohexanoate cleavage protein: protein MNHEVIVTCAVTGAGDTVGKHPAIPVTPKQIAEAAIEAAKAGATVAHCHVRDPKTGRGSRDPQLYREVVDRIRSSGTDVIINLTAGMGGDLEIGPGEDPMRFGAGTDLVGGMTRLAHVEELLPEICTLDCGTLNFGDGDYIYVSTPAQLRAGAQRIQELGVKPELEIFDTGHLWFAKQLLKEGLLDAPPLFQICLGIPWGAPADTTTMKAMADNLPPGAQWAGFGIGRMQMPMVAQAMLLGGHVRVGLEDNIWLDKGVPATNGTLVQRAVEIIERLGARALSPAEGRRKLGLPARGERQLERRAAGQYA from the coding sequence ATGAATCATGAAGTCATCGTGACCTGCGCGGTCACCGGCGCAGGCGATACCGTCGGCAAGCATCCGGCCATTCCCGTCACGCCGAAACAGATTGCCGAGGCCGCCATTGAAGCCGCCAAGGCCGGCGCCACCGTCGCACACTGCCACGTGCGCGATCCGAAGACCGGACGCGGCAGCCGCGATCCGCAGCTGTATCGCGAGGTGGTCGACCGCATTCGCTCTTCGGGCACGGACGTGATCATCAACTTGACGGCCGGCATGGGCGGCGATCTGGAGATCGGCCCAGGCGAAGACCCGATGCGCTTCGGCGCGGGCACCGATCTGGTCGGCGGCATGACGCGCCTCGCGCATGTCGAGGAGTTGCTGCCGGAAATCTGCACGCTCGATTGCGGCACGCTCAATTTCGGCGACGGCGACTACATCTATGTATCCACACCCGCGCAATTGCGAGCCGGCGCGCAGCGCATCCAGGAACTCGGCGTGAAGCCGGAACTGGAGATCTTCGATACGGGCCATTTGTGGTTCGCAAAGCAATTACTCAAGGAAGGCTTGCTCGACGCGCCGCCGCTGTTTCAGATTTGCCTCGGCATTCCCTGGGGCGCGCCCGCCGACACCACGACCATGAAAGCCATGGCCGATAACCTGCCGCCCGGCGCGCAATGGGCCGGCTTCGGCATTGGCCGCATGCAGATGCCGATGGTCGCGCAGGCCATGCTGCTCGGCGGCCACGTGCGCGTCGGCCTCGAAGACAACATCTGGCTCGACAAAGGTGTGCCCGCAACGAATGGCACGCTGGTGCAACGTGCGGTGGAAATCATCGAACGGCTCGGCGCGCGCGCGCTGTCGCCCGCCGAAGGGCGCCGCAAGCTGGGCCTGCCCGCGCGTGGCGAACGCCAATTGGAGCGGCGCGCGGCGGGACAGTACGCGTGA
- a CDS encoding alpha/beta hydrolase, whose translation MLEPEIAAFIERTAAIYSGHSTSLTPSEQRQIYDRYAAAFTPALPDNVATQDAAFQSRAGHSIALRLYRNRASRRETPPGTVLYFHGGGFVLGSLDSHQVMTARIAADTGLDVIAVDYRLAPEHRAPAAHDDCLEATLAALAGRLPFDLQSGATLQLAGDSAGATLAASVAMRLRDDGIVGLRGLALVYPMLGTDPQPPARETEAHAPMLKLADVHAFRDFYWGAHPPYPAWTIPLDATRFDSLPPTLAIGVEHDPLRDDARVFAERIHAAGGEAQLWIGAGLVHGCWRAIESSPGVQSLHAEVCRFLRAHAAPASSAGQR comes from the coding sequence ATGCTTGAGCCAGAGATTGCCGCGTTTATCGAAAGAACCGCTGCGATTTATTCAGGGCATTCGACTTCGCTGACGCCGTCCGAGCAGCGCCAGATCTACGACCGGTACGCGGCGGCGTTCACGCCCGCGCTGCCCGATAACGTCGCGACCCAGGACGCCGCGTTCCAATCCCGCGCGGGCCATTCGATCGCGCTGCGGCTGTACCGCAACCGCGCAAGCCGGCGCGAAACGCCGCCTGGCACCGTGCTGTACTTTCACGGCGGAGGCTTCGTACTCGGCTCGCTCGACAGCCATCAGGTCATGACGGCGCGCATCGCCGCGGACACCGGTCTTGACGTGATCGCGGTCGACTACCGGCTCGCGCCCGAACACCGCGCCCCAGCCGCGCACGACGATTGCCTGGAGGCCACGCTCGCCGCTTTGGCAGGACGCTTACCGTTCGATTTACAGTCCGGCGCCACGCTGCAACTGGCCGGCGACAGCGCCGGCGCCACGCTCGCGGCCAGTGTGGCGATGCGCCTGCGCGATGACGGCATTGTGGGCCTGCGTGGCCTTGCGCTGGTCTATCCGATGCTCGGCACCGACCCTCAGCCGCCCGCGCGTGAAACCGAAGCGCATGCGCCCATGCTCAAGCTGGCGGATGTTCACGCATTCCGCGATTTTTATTGGGGCGCACACCCGCCGTACCCCGCGTGGACCATCCCGCTCGACGCGACACGCTTCGACAGCCTGCCGCCGACGCTCGCGATCGGCGTCGAACACGATCCGTTGAGAGATGACGCGCGCGTGTTTGCGGAGCGTATCCATGCAGCCGGTGGAGAAGCGCAGCTGTGGATCGGCGCCGGACTCGTCCACGGATGCTGGCGCGCTATTGAATCCAGCCCAGGCGTGCAGAGCTTGCACGCGGAGGTGTGCCGTTTTCTACGCGCGCACGCGGCACCGGCGTCTTCTGCCGGTCAG
- a CDS encoding L-carnitine dehydrogenase yields MAVIVDIKTFAAIGVGVIGSGWVARALAHGLDVLAWDPAPGAEKQLRENIANAWPALQRVGLAAGASPERLRFVDTIEACVGQADFIQESAPEREALKLALHEQISRAAKPDAIIASSTSGLLPSDFYARAVSPQRCIVGHPFNPVYLLPLVEVVGGERTAPETLDAAQQVYRALSMRPLRVRKEVPGFIADRLLEALWREALHLVNEGVATTGEIDDAIRFGAGIRWSFMGTFLTYTLAGGDAGMRHFMQQFGPALELPWTKLVAPKLTDELIDRVVDGTAEQVGPRSIKQLERYRDDCITSVLTAIAEAKARHGLLPAD; encoded by the coding sequence ATGGCAGTGATCGTCGATATCAAAACATTCGCGGCAATCGGCGTGGGCGTGATCGGCAGCGGCTGGGTGGCGCGCGCGCTCGCGCACGGGCTCGATGTTCTCGCGTGGGACCCGGCGCCGGGCGCTGAGAAGCAATTGCGCGAGAACATCGCGAACGCCTGGCCGGCGCTGCAGCGCGTGGGATTGGCAGCGGGCGCGTCGCCGGAGCGACTGCGCTTCGTCGACACGATCGAAGCCTGCGTCGGGCAGGCGGACTTCATTCAGGAAAGCGCGCCGGAGCGCGAGGCATTGAAGCTCGCGCTGCATGAACAGATCAGCCGTGCGGCAAAGCCGGATGCGATCATCGCTTCGTCGACGTCGGGTCTTCTGCCGAGCGACTTTTATGCGCGTGCGGTGAGCCCGCAGCGTTGCATTGTCGGCCATCCGTTCAATCCGGTGTATCTGTTGCCGCTCGTCGAAGTGGTGGGCGGCGAACGCACCGCTCCGGAAACCCTCGACGCCGCGCAACAGGTGTATCGTGCTCTTTCGATGCGGCCGCTGCGGGTCCGCAAGGAAGTGCCCGGTTTCATCGCTGACCGCCTGCTCGAAGCGCTGTGGCGCGAGGCCTTGCATCTGGTCAACGAAGGCGTTGCGACCACCGGCGAAATCGACGACGCGATCCGTTTCGGCGCGGGCATCCGCTGGTCGTTCATGGGCACGTTCCTCACCTACACGCTGGCGGGCGGCGATGCGGGCATGCGCCACTTCATGCAGCAGTTCGGACCGGCGCTGGAGTTACCGTGGACTAAACTGGTCGCGCCGAAGCTGACGGATGAACTGATCGACCGGGTCGTGGACGGCACGGCTGAACAGGTCGGCCCGCGGTCGATCAAGCAGCTGGAACGTTACCGCGACGATTGCATTACAAGTGTGCTGACGGCGATTGCGGAGGCGAAGGCACGGCATGGCTTGCTGCCGGCCGATTGA
- a CDS encoding GlxA family transcriptional regulator, protein MPEDMSFLLLPGFSAIGFMSAVEPLRVANRFQGDLYRWRILSVDGAPVAASNGISINADAAIGDVAAAQTLFVVAGFEPLACYTRALGDCLKRLDRAGATLGGIDTGSFVLAEAGLLGSADNVTVHWEALSAFRERYPSLDASQELFEIGARRITCAGGTASIDMMLDLIGREHGAALASAVSEQFVVSRIRQRSDHQRMEIAARYGVHNRKLIQVIGVMEQHMEEPLAPDRLAQEIGVTRRQLERLFCASLKDTPTHFYLQLRLARARELLQQTDMSITSICVACGFESPSHFSRTYRARFGASPRSDRQPSMGPA, encoded by the coding sequence ATGCCCGAAGATATGTCGTTCCTCTTGTTGCCGGGCTTTTCGGCGATCGGCTTCATGTCGGCGGTGGAGCCGTTGCGGGTGGCCAATCGCTTTCAGGGCGATCTGTACCGCTGGCGCATTCTGAGTGTCGATGGCGCGCCGGTGGCCGCCAGCAACGGCATTTCGATCAACGCCGATGCCGCCATCGGCGACGTGGCCGCGGCGCAAACGCTCTTCGTCGTCGCGGGCTTCGAGCCTCTTGCCTGCTATACGCGTGCGCTGGGGGATTGTCTGAAGCGACTGGACCGCGCGGGGGCGACGCTCGGTGGTATCGACACCGGCAGTTTCGTGCTCGCCGAAGCCGGCCTGCTGGGCAGTGCGGACAACGTGACCGTGCACTGGGAAGCGCTGTCGGCGTTCCGCGAGCGTTATCCGTCGCTGGACGCCAGTCAGGAGCTGTTCGAAATCGGCGCGCGGCGCATTACGTGCGCGGGCGGCACCGCATCGATCGACATGATGCTCGACCTGATCGGCCGCGAGCATGGCGCCGCGCTGGCCTCGGCGGTGTCGGAGCAATTCGTGGTGAGCCGGATCCGCCAGCGCTCGGATCATCAGCGCATGGAGATCGCCGCGCGTTACGGCGTGCACAACCGCAAGCTGATTCAGGTGATCGGCGTGATGGAACAGCATATGGAGGAGCCGCTCGCGCCGGATCGGCTCGCGCAGGAGATCGGCGTGACGCGGCGTCAACTCGAGCGGCTCTTTTGCGCCTCGCTGAAAGACACGCCGACCCATTTCTATCTGCAGTTGCGCCTCGCGCGTGCGCGCGAGCTGCTGCAACAGACCGACATGTCGATTACTTCGATTTGCGTGGCATGCGGATTCGAGTCGCCCTCGCATTTTTCGCGCACGTACCGCGCGCGCTTCGGCGCGAGCCCGAGAAGCGACCGGCAGCCTTCCATGGGGCCGGCGTAA
- a CDS encoding aromatic acid/H+ symport family MFS transporter: MTNGRTIDIKAFIDGRSISPYQWLLVALCFLVVTADGMDVAIMGFVAPSIIHDWGISRPAFGLVMSAAPLGLVIGALGAGPASDRVGRKWVLITSVFLFGVFTIATAFTRSPMEMATLRLLTGIGLGAAMPNSTTLLSEYAPQRKRSLLITIMFTGFNLGSALIGFVAGWLIPDHGWRSVLIFGGALPLALIPLQVWLLPESARLLAVRGASPSRIGATLGRVCGERFTGDEVFVSSEPPLPTRKPIGVLFSHGYGFMTVALWATYFMGLLVIYLLMGWLPTLMKDAGLTVTSAANVTAMFQIGGTIGAVLVGWMMDKVRPAPVISAAYLGGGLCVLALGWIGALSSSLAWFVFAAGFCMSGAQTGLNAFAPGRYPTLARATGVSWMLGMGRFGSIFGSAIGGALLGLGLQFSAILPLLAVPATLAAVAILLAQRVRVSEPAAQPNTAH, encoded by the coding sequence ATGACTAACGGAAGAACGATTGATATCAAGGCGTTTATCGACGGGCGATCCATTTCGCCTTACCAGTGGCTGCTGGTGGCGCTGTGTTTCCTGGTCGTGACGGCGGATGGCATGGACGTGGCGATCATGGGCTTCGTGGCGCCTTCGATCATTCACGACTGGGGGATTTCGCGACCCGCGTTCGGTCTGGTGATGAGCGCGGCGCCGCTCGGCCTCGTGATCGGCGCTCTCGGGGCGGGGCCTGCTTCGGACCGTGTGGGCCGTAAGTGGGTGTTGATTACTTCTGTTTTCCTTTTCGGTGTGTTCACGATAGCGACCGCCTTCACCCGGTCGCCTATGGAAATGGCCACGCTGCGTTTGCTGACCGGCATTGGTCTTGGCGCCGCGATGCCCAACTCGACCACGCTGCTTTCGGAGTACGCACCTCAGCGCAAGCGGTCACTGTTGATCACCATCATGTTCACTGGTTTCAATCTGGGTTCGGCCTTGATCGGTTTTGTTGCCGGCTGGCTCATTCCCGACCATGGTTGGCGTTCGGTATTGATCTTTGGTGGCGCTCTGCCGCTCGCCTTGATCCCCTTGCAGGTGTGGCTGCTACCGGAATCGGCCCGTCTCCTGGCGGTGCGCGGCGCGTCGCCCTCGCGTATCGGCGCGACTCTGGGCCGGGTGTGCGGTGAGCGCTTTACAGGCGACGAGGTTTTTGTTTCCAGCGAGCCCCCGTTGCCGACGCGCAAACCGATCGGCGTGCTCTTTTCGCACGGCTACGGCTTCATGACCGTGGCGCTTTGGGCGACCTATTTCATGGGCCTGCTCGTGATCTATCTGTTGATGGGCTGGCTGCCCACGCTCATGAAAGATGCGGGGCTGACCGTCACGTCGGCGGCCAACGTGACGGCGATGTTTCAGATCGGCGGAACGATCGGCGCGGTTCTTGTCGGCTGGATGATGGACAAAGTGCGGCCGGCGCCGGTCATCAGTGCGGCCTATCTCGGCGGCGGTCTGTGTGTTCTTGCGCTTGGATGGATCGGCGCTTTGTCGTCCTCGCTGGCGTGGTTCGTGTTTGCAGCCGGCTTTTGCATGAGCGGCGCGCAGACCGGGTTGAACGCGTTTGCGCCAGGCCGCTACCCGACGCTCGCACGTGCTACCGGCGTGAGCTGGATGTTGGGCATGGGGCGATTCGGCAGCATCTTCGGCTCGGCAATAGGCGGCGCGCTGCTCGGCCTCGGCTTGCAGTTCAGCGCGATTCTCCCGCTGCTTGCGGTGCCCGCAACGCTGGCTGCGGTGGCCATCCTGCTGGCCCAGCGGGTCAGGGTAAGCGAGCCGGCCGCGCAGCCCAACACGGCGCACTGA
- a CDS encoding gallate dioxygenase: protein MARIIGGIAASHTPTIGFAFDKNKRDDPVWAPIFENFAPLADWLAQKRPDVLLVIYNDHVTSFFFDHYSAFALGVGPEWKVADEGGGARDLPPISGHPGLATHIGTSLMTDEFDMSFFQNKALDHGCFSPLSMLCPHTPEWPVKLVPLQMGVLQVPVPSARRFYKLGQALRRAIESYPEDLKVAIVATGGLSHQVHGERAGFNNTEWDQRFLDLFERDPEQLADMTIAEYAELGGFEGAEVIMWLTMRGALPSSVVCKHRSYYLPSMAGIATAIYEGEEGETKPSILERHRQRMATQLADIEKLEGTYPFTIELAVRAYRINDYLHRMVEPAHREAFLSDPEASFEAAALTEEERDLIRRRDWRGMLHYGVIFFMLEKLGAVTGVSNLHIYAAMRGETLEAFQRTRNAPGALYSVAGKTARKLDWDSPKKE, encoded by the coding sequence ATGGCACGGATCATCGGAGGCATCGCGGCCTCGCACACACCAACCATTGGCTTTGCTTTCGACAAGAACAAGCGCGACGATCCGGTGTGGGCTCCGATCTTCGAGAATTTCGCGCCGCTGGCGGACTGGCTCGCGCAGAAGCGTCCTGACGTGCTGCTGGTTATCTATAACGACCATGTCACGTCGTTCTTCTTCGACCACTATTCGGCGTTCGCGCTAGGCGTGGGGCCTGAGTGGAAGGTCGCCGACGAGGGAGGGGGCGCGCGGGATCTGCCGCCTATCAGCGGACATCCGGGCCTGGCCACGCACATCGGCACGTCGCTCATGACCGACGAGTTCGATATGTCCTTCTTCCAGAACAAGGCGCTCGATCACGGCTGTTTCTCGCCTCTATCGATGCTCTGCCCGCATACCCCCGAATGGCCCGTGAAACTCGTGCCGTTGCAGATGGGTGTGCTGCAAGTGCCAGTGCCGAGCGCGCGGCGCTTTTACAAGCTTGGCCAGGCACTAAGGCGTGCGATCGAGAGTTACCCGGAGGATCTCAAGGTCGCGATCGTCGCAACGGGCGGCCTGTCGCATCAGGTTCATGGGGAGCGCGCCGGCTTCAACAACACGGAATGGGACCAGCGCTTTCTCGATCTTTTCGAACGCGATCCCGAGCAACTTGCTGATATGACGATTGCCGAATATGCGGAACTGGGCGGGTTCGAGGGCGCTGAAGTGATCATGTGGCTCACGATGCGGGGCGCGTTGCCGTCGAGCGTCGTATGCAAGCATCGCAGCTACTACTTGCCGTCGATGGCGGGCATCGCGACCGCCATCTATGAAGGCGAGGAAGGTGAGACGAAACCTTCCATTCTGGAGCGCCACCGGCAACGGATGGCGACGCAGCTTGCCGATATCGAGAAGCTCGAAGGCACCTATCCGTTCACGATCGAACTCGCCGTGAGGGCGTATCGGATCAACGATTATCTTCACCGGATGGTGGAGCCGGCCCATCGCGAGGCCTTCCTGAGCGATCCCGAGGCAAGTTTCGAAGCGGCCGCGCTGACCGAAGAGGAGAGAGACCTGATCCGTCGCCGGGATTGGCGCGGCATGCTGCACTACGGCGTTATCTTTTTCATGCTGGAGAAGCTGGGCGCCGTGACAGGCGTATCGAATCTTCACATCTACGCCGCCATGCGCGGGGAAACGCTGGAAGCTTTCCAGCGCACGCGCAATGCGCCCGGCGCGCTGTATTCGGTGGCGGGAAAAACCGCCAGAAAACTTGACTGGGACAGCCCGAAGAAAGAGTGA
- a CDS encoding DUF4148 domain-containing protein, producing the protein MKSLIEAAVIAALITAPLAAFAQSNQPVTRAQVRAELVQLEKAGYNPATASDPQYPADIQAAEARVAAQNGAVQTSGYGSATNGSSQAGSRSETTRSSYSAPVVNYSHN; encoded by the coding sequence ATGAAATCCCTGATCGAAGCCGCTGTCATCGCCGCACTCATCACCGCACCGCTCGCCGCTTTTGCTCAATCGAATCAGCCGGTTACGCGCGCGCAAGTGCGCGCTGAGCTGGTTCAGCTGGAAAAGGCCGGCTACAACCCGGCCACCGCGAGCGACCCCCAATACCCGGCTGATATTCAAGCTGCCGAGGCTCGTGTAGCCGCGCAAAACGGCGCCGTCCAAACCAGCGGTTATGGTTCGGCCACGAATGGTTCGTCGCAGGCCGGCAGCCGTTCGGAAACGACCCGCAGCTCGTATTCGGCTCCTGTCGTCAACTACAGCCACAACTGA
- a CDS encoding amidohydrolase family protein, whose product MIIDIHGHYTTAPKALEMWRNRQIASINTPSEVPKVSELQIGDDELRESIESNQLRLMRERGLDLTIFSPRASFMAHHIGDFQVSSTWAAICNELCFRVSQLFPDHFIPAAMLPQSPGVDVATCIPELVKCVEQYGNVAINLNPDPSGGHWTSPPLSDRYWYPIYEKMVEYDIPAMIHVSTSCNACFHTTGAHYLNADTTAFMQCLTSDLFRDFPTLRFVIPHGGGAVPYHWGRFRGLAQELKKPLLKDHLLNNVFFDTCVYHQPGIDLLTRVIPVDNILFASEMIGAVRGIDPETGNYFDDTRRYIESAQIDTDERYKIYEGNARRVYPRLDAALKMKGL is encoded by the coding sequence ATGATCATCGACATTCACGGCCACTACACAACGGCACCCAAAGCACTGGAAATGTGGCGCAACCGCCAGATTGCGAGCATCAACACTCCTTCGGAAGTGCCCAAAGTTTCCGAATTGCAGATCGGCGACGACGAACTGCGCGAATCGATCGAAAGCAACCAGTTGCGCCTGATGCGCGAACGCGGCCTCGATCTCACGATCTTCAGCCCGCGCGCCAGTTTCATGGCGCATCACATCGGTGATTTTCAGGTCTCCAGCACGTGGGCGGCGATTTGCAACGAGTTGTGCTTCCGTGTGAGCCAGTTGTTTCCCGATCATTTCATTCCGGCTGCAATGCTTCCGCAAAGCCCCGGCGTGGATGTCGCCACCTGCATTCCCGAACTCGTCAAATGCGTGGAGCAGTACGGCAACGTGGCGATCAATCTCAATCCGGACCCGTCGGGCGGTCACTGGACCAGCCCGCCGCTGTCCGATCGCTACTGGTATCCGATCTACGAGAAGATGGTCGAGTACGACATCCCCGCAATGATTCACGTGAGCACGAGTTGCAATGCGTGTTTCCACACAACGGGCGCGCACTACCTGAACGCCGACACCACTGCGTTCATGCAATGCCTCACGTCGGACCTGTTCCGCGATTTCCCAACGCTGCGCTTCGTGATTCCGCACGGCGGCGGTGCGGTGCCGTACCACTGGGGACGCTTTCGCGGACTCGCACAGGAATTGAAGAAGCCGCTCTTGAAGGACCACCTGCTCAACAACGTCTTCTTCGACACCTGCGTCTATCACCAGCCGGGCATCGATCTGCTGACGCGCGTGATTCCCGTGGACAACATTCTGTTTGCAAGCGAGATGATCGGCGCCGTGCGCGGCATCGATCCCGAGACGGGCAATTATTTCGACGACACCCGGCGCTATATCGAGTCCGCGCAGATCGATACGGACGAGCGGTACAAGATTTATGAAGGCAACGCGCGGCGCGTTTATCCGCGCCTCGATGCAGCATTGAAAATGAAGGGGCTTTGA
- a CDS encoding choline ABC transporter substrate-binding protein translates to MKLRIKAVLAHFVCLAAAAVTALPAFAQDPAACRAVHFADIGWTDITSTTALASTVFEGLGYQPVTTVASVPISFAGLKSKQLDVSLGYWWPVQEKAIAPFVDSKSIQVLQPPNLTGAKATFAVPSYEYDAGLKTFADIAKHREQLDGKIYGIEPGSSANAAIQKMIANNQFGLGGFKLIESSEAGMLVSVDRAIREKKWVVFLGWEPHPMNIQIDMKYLTGSDGVFGPNDGEARVYTLTSPDFLTRCPNAGKLVSNLRFSTQLENVVMQSVMNKEKPADAAKAYLKKNPQVLDAWLAGVKTYDGKDGLPAVKAYLGL, encoded by the coding sequence ATGAAGTTACGCATCAAAGCCGTGCTTGCCCATTTTGTATGCCTCGCGGCCGCGGCCGTTACCGCGCTGCCGGCCTTCGCGCAGGATCCGGCCGCCTGCCGCGCGGTGCATTTTGCCGACATCGGCTGGACCGACATCACTTCGACCACCGCGCTTGCTTCGACCGTGTTCGAAGGGCTCGGCTATCAGCCGGTGACGACCGTCGCCTCGGTGCCCATCTCGTTTGCAGGCCTGAAGAGCAAACAGCTCGACGTGTCGCTCGGCTACTGGTGGCCGGTGCAGGAAAAGGCGATCGCGCCGTTCGTCGATTCGAAATCGATCCAGGTGCTGCAGCCGCCCAATCTGACGGGCGCCAAAGCCACGTTCGCCGTGCCGAGCTACGAATACGACGCGGGCCTGAAAACCTTCGCCGACATTGCCAAACACCGTGAGCAGCTCGACGGCAAGATCTACGGCATCGAGCCCGGCAGCAGCGCGAATGCGGCGATCCAGAAAATGATCGCCAACAATCAGTTCGGCCTCGGCGGCTTCAAGCTGATCGAATCGAGCGAAGCGGGCATGCTCGTTTCGGTCGATCGTGCGATCCGCGAGAAAAAGTGGGTGGTCTTTCTCGGCTGGGAACCTCATCCGATGAACATCCAGATCGACATGAAATACCTCACCGGCAGCGACGGCGTGTTCGGTCCCAACGACGGAGAAGCACGTGTTTATACACTGACGTCCCCCGACTTTCTGACGCGTTGCCCGAACGCGGGCAAGCTCGTGAGCAATCTGCGCTTTTCGACGCAGCTCGAAAACGTGGTCATGCAATCGGTCATGAACAAGGAAAAACCGGCCGACGCTGCCAAAGCCTATCTGAAGAAAAACCCGCAAGTACTCGACGCATGGCTTGCCGGCGTCAAAACCTACGACGGCAAGGACGGCTTGCCCGCGGTCAAGGCTTATCTGGGGCTTTGA
- a CDS encoding LysR family transcriptional regulator: MSSHELLNLSQLRAFRMVADTGSATRAAAALFRAQSAVTRSVQELESALGEPLFVRSPSGMLPTPVGRAILKRCERIFAELEELAQWCSARQARRRAAAEGALPAYLLNTRRLQLFAALARHRHMPSAARTFGISQPAVSTAIRVLESGSGLTLFHRSPRGILLTTEGEAFLLRVRRALNELRHVPDDVAATHGQIQGTVTVGALPLGRTLILPKAIARMTRENPGVRTITNESAYEALVADLRAGDVDFILGALRENDAASGLKNERLMSSDMALLVRRDHPLAHARDLSIMDLRDAQWILPRSNAPALALFEKQFRRMKVKPPVPTVETADLAVIRGLLFDTDMIAALSAHQLQLEIQSGQLAILDVKLHNTRRDIGLTMRSTGSPSPAARALIDAIRVSVVDVMRTHSG; encoded by the coding sequence ATGAGCAGCCACGAACTTCTCAACCTCTCGCAATTGCGCGCATTCCGAATGGTCGCCGACACGGGCAGCGCCACGCGTGCCGCCGCCGCCCTGTTTCGCGCCCAATCGGCCGTCACTCGGTCTGTCCAGGAACTCGAGTCGGCACTCGGCGAGCCGCTCTTTGTCCGCAGTCCGTCGGGCATGCTTCCAACGCCAGTCGGCCGGGCGATTCTCAAACGTTGCGAGCGGATTTTTGCCGAACTGGAGGAACTCGCGCAGTGGTGCTCGGCGCGGCAGGCACGCCGCCGCGCCGCGGCGGAGGGCGCGTTGCCGGCTTATCTGCTCAACACACGGCGGCTGCAACTGTTTGCGGCGCTCGCCCGCCATCGGCACATGCCCAGCGCAGCGAGGACCTTCGGCATCAGCCAGCCAGCCGTGAGCACCGCGATTCGCGTGCTGGAAAGCGGCTCCGGTCTGACTTTATTTCATCGTAGCCCGCGCGGCATCCTTCTCACGACAGAAGGCGAAGCGTTTCTGCTGCGCGTGCGTCGCGCGTTGAACGAACTAAGGCATGTACCCGACGACGTCGCGGCAACGCACGGTCAGATTCAAGGCACGGTGACAGTCGGTGCGTTGCCGCTCGGACGCACGCTGATCCTGCCAAAAGCGATCGCACGGATGACGAGGGAAAATCCAGGTGTGCGCACCATCACGAACGAAAGTGCCTACGAGGCGCTCGTTGCAGACCTGCGCGCGGGTGACGTCGACTTTATCCTCGGCGCGCTACGGGAGAACGACGCCGCGAGTGGCCTGAAGAACGAGCGATTGATGTCGTCCGACATGGCGCTGCTCGTACGCCGCGATCATCCGCTCGCTCATGCGCGCGATCTCAGCATCATGGACCTGCGCGACGCACAGTGGATCCTCCCGCGCAGCAACGCACCGGCTCTTGCGCTCTTCGAAAAACAGTTCAGGCGAATGAAGGTCAAACCGCCTGTGCCGACCGTGGAAACTGCGGACCTGGCAGTGATTCGCGGTCTGCTATTCGACACGGACATGATTGCCGCGCTGTCGGCCCACCAATTGCAACTGGAAATTCAGTCCGGACAACTGGCGATTCTCGACGTCAAGTTACACAACACGCGACGCGACATCGGCTTGACCATGCGCTCGACCGGCAGCCCGTCCCCGGCCGCGCGAGCTTTGATCGATGCGATCCGCGTGTCCGTTGTAGACGTGATGCGCACACACAGTGGCTGA